A segment of the Prochlorococcus marinus str. MIT 9215 genome:
AAATTTTATTAATTTTATCTAAAAAATTAGAATCTATTTAATTATCTTAATCTTCAATTCCAGCCTGCATCTTTCATCAATTTAATAGCTAAAGAATTTTTTTCTCCAAGGTCCTCTACAGTGACACTATCGGGTAAAAACTCTCCAAAGTTTTTTACTATTTCATTCTGATTAACTTGCTTTAAAGGATGTTCAAAAGTTGGAGCGGCTAAACCTTTACTTCCTTCTGGAGATGCTAAGAATTCAAGCAACTTAATAGCTTCATTTCTATTTGTTGCATATTTAGCAACACCTCCGGCACTAATATTTACATGTGCAGGATTAGGAGTAAGGACCTTTGTTTTTTTCGCATACAAAGAATCTCTTCTTCCATTAACACCCGCTAACATTCTTGCAACGTAATAATGATTAACGATTCCAACGCCACATTTTTTCTTAGAGACTGCTCTAACTATTGCAATATCTCCTGGGAAGAATGGTTGTGAGACATTTGAAATCATTCCGCTTAACCAAGATTTAGTTGCCGATTCACCTTTATTGATTATTTGATTGGCAACTAATGATTGATTATATGGACTTTTTCTATTTCTTAAACATACTTTACCTTTTAAAGAAGGATCAGCTAAATCACTATAATCATTGATTTTGCTTACATCTACTACTCTTGGATTAGCTACCATCACTCTTACTCTTCTTGTTAATGCGTACCATTCCTTATTTGGATCTTTCAATCCAACTGGCACATCATTTTCTAAACTAGAAGATTGTATTGGTTGAAGTAATCCAGCTTTGGCTGCATTTGTGATTCTTGCAGCATCTACTAGCAATATTATATCTGCTTGAGAATTCTTCCCTTCTCGTTTTAATCTTTCAATTAAGGAAATTCCTGCTGCTTCTATAAGCCTAACTTTAATGCCTGTTTCTTCTGCAAATTTTTTAAAAACACTTCTATCTGTGTTGTAATGTCTACCCGAATAAACTTTGACTTCCTTTTCTGTTGAATTAACTGGAATATTTACATTCATTAAAAATGTACATGTTAGTGCTGTGTAAAATAGTTTCTTGAGTTTTTGCAATTTTTCAAATAAGTATCTATCGTTACTTTATCTCTAACTAACTAGCAGGGATTCTAAAAGACAATTCCTATACCTTAATTTGTATAATTTTTAATAAAAAATAATGAATTATTTAACTCATCAATTACTAAATCCTAAAGAAATAAATCTTTTAAAGAAAAATCTAACCCTACAAGATATCTCATGGGAAGATGGTAAAAAAACGGCTGGAAATCACGCGGCAAAAGTAAAGAATAATCTTCAACTTGATAGAAGTTCTAATATCTCAAAAAAATGTACTGGATTGATTGAAAAAAAAATACTTAGTGATGTTCTAATAAAAAGTTTTGCTCTACCTAAAAGAATTCATGGGACAATGTTTACTAAAACATTGAAGGGAATGAAATATGGAAGACATATTGATAATGCCTTTATGTCTAGTGGGAGGGCAGATTTATCATTCACAATTTTTCTTAATGAAAAAGATAAATATTCAGGAGGTGAATTATTAATTGAAGGCCTTAATTCAGAAGATAAATTTAAGCTTGATTCAGGAGGTATTATCATATATCCCAGTACATATTTACATTCTGTTCTAGAAGTTTTTAGTGGTGAAAGATTTGTCGTTGTTGGTTGGATAGAAAGTTATGTAAAAAGTATCGAGGAAAGAGAATATTTATTTGATCTAGATGCTGGAGCCAGAAGTTTACTTGCTAAGCATGGTAGATCTGATGAACTAGACCTTATCTTTAAATCCTATTCAAACTTGCTTCGTACATTAGGAGAA
Coding sequences within it:
- a CDS encoding extracellular solute-binding protein, producing MNVNIPVNSTEKEVKVYSGRHYNTDRSVFKKFAEETGIKVRLIEAAGISLIERLKREGKNSQADIILLVDAARITNAAKAGLLQPIQSSSLENDVPVGLKDPNKEWYALTRRVRVMVANPRVVDVSKINDYSDLADPSLKGKVCLRNRKSPYNQSLVANQIINKGESATKSWLSGMISNVSQPFFPGDIAIVRAVSKKKCGVGIVNHYYVARMLAGVNGRRDSLYAKKTKVLTPNPAHVNISAGGVAKYATNRNEAIKLLEFLASPEGSKGLAAPTFEHPLKQVNQNEIVKNFGEFLPDSVTVEDLGEKNSLAIKLMKDAGWN
- a CDS encoding Fe2+-dependent dioxygenase yields the protein MNYLTHQLLNPKEINLLKKNLTLQDISWEDGKKTAGNHAAKVKNNLQLDRSSNISKKCTGLIEKKILSDVLIKSFALPKRIHGTMFTKTLKGMKYGRHIDNAFMSSGRADLSFTIFLNEKDKYSGGELLIEGLNSEDKFKLDSGGIIIYPSTYLHSVLEVFSGERFVVVGWIESYVKSIEEREYLFDLDAGARSLLAKHGRSDELDLIFKSYSNLLRTLGE